One genomic window of uncultured Erythrobacter sp. includes the following:
- a CDS encoding histone deacetylase encodes MAPRPERGTFKFDKYYLVMEALRESGAAITEHAPEPMPRDWLEAVHDPAYVDEVFRADVPREKERRIGFPVTERIRDRVRHTNGGTWLAAQLAMQHGYAANSAAGSHHALADTGAGYCVFNDLAVASNRLIAEGHARRILIIDLDVHQGDGTASLTAAREDISTFSVHAEKNFPVRKARSNIDIGLPDGTTDAGYMTVLNNHIPKTLDGFKPDFVFYQAGVDPHSNDKLGRLSLSDEGLTDRDRFVVSQVRQRGLPIASALGGGYGDDQREVAERHARSMLAMADQNTAFSSISTAL; translated from the coding sequence ATGGCTCCTCGTCCTGAGCGCGGGACGTTCAAGTTCGACAAATACTACCTCGTGATGGAGGCACTCCGGGAAAGCGGCGCGGCGATTACCGAACACGCTCCGGAGCCGATGCCGCGCGACTGGCTCGAAGCGGTGCATGATCCGGCCTATGTCGACGAGGTGTTCCGCGCCGACGTTCCGCGTGAGAAGGAACGCCGGATCGGCTTTCCCGTTACCGAGCGTATTCGCGACCGGGTCCGTCACACCAATGGCGGCACATGGCTCGCCGCGCAGCTGGCGATGCAGCACGGCTATGCCGCCAACTCAGCCGCCGGGAGCCACCATGCGCTTGCCGATACCGGCGCGGGGTATTGCGTGTTCAACGATCTCGCGGTCGCATCCAACCGGCTGATCGCAGAGGGACACGCGCGGCGCATCCTGATCATCGACCTCGACGTGCATCAGGGCGACGGCACCGCCAGCCTTACGGCTGCTCGCGAAGATATCTCCACCTTCTCTGTCCATGCCGAGAAGAACTTCCCGGTGCGCAAAGCGCGCTCGAATATCGATATCGGGCTGCCTGACGGGACCACCGATGCGGGCTATATGACCGTATTGAACAACCACATTCCCAAGACACTCGACGGGTTCAAGCCCGATTTCGTGTTCTACCAGGCGGGCGTCGACCCACATTCGAATGACAAGCTCGGGCGGCTCTCGCTGTCGGACGAAGGCCTCACGGATCGCGACCGTTTCGTGGTGTCGCAAGTGCGCCAGCGCGGGCTCCCCATCGCCTCGGCATTGGGCGGCGGATATGGTGACGACCAACGCGAAGTTGCCGAGCGCCACGCTCGCTCCATGCTTGCAATGGCGGATCAAAATACCGCGTTTTCAAGCATTTCGACTGCTCTTTAG
- a CDS encoding NAD(P)-binding protein, with protein sequence MAEFETDYLVVGAGAVGLAFADTLLDEDPDCHITLVDKHAKPGGHWNDAYSFVALHQPSATYGVNSMEMCPDKVDTIGHNKGMYPLAKHAEILAYYGKLMNERMIPSGRVAYHPLTEYQDDEGGVHSIKGILSGEQNTVKVRRKLVDATWFQTSVPSTHKPGFEIADGTRFAIPGELPALWKEAGNLPDHYVILGGGKTAMDSAVWLLESGVPADKIGWVRPRDSWMLNRTLLQPAHVAIEGLMEFQTALVECASGSETGDEMMQKLGERNVMLRIDESVTPKMFHFAVISPGEIDLMRQITQVYRQGRVTRIEPGKMHFAGETLDLPENTLFIDCTASAVPFDVREGTRPFFQGDQITLQLAQTPFVPYSAALAAFLEANFETDDERNNLCPPAPLTDSTDTYPYAVMANLMSTGILSNNPKTNEFNARSRLHPTGPAIAKMMREGDPRLAGMSKIGEVIRENMPGVIKLGMKAKAIHEEGELRA encoded by the coding sequence ATGGCTGAATTCGAGACCGATTATCTTGTCGTTGGCGCAGGCGCGGTGGGCCTGGCTTTTGCCGATACGCTGCTCGATGAAGACCCTGATTGCCACATCACTCTGGTCGACAAACACGCCAAACCGGGCGGTCACTGGAACGATGCCTATTCCTTCGTCGCGCTGCACCAGCCGAGCGCGACCTACGGCGTCAATTCGATGGAGATGTGCCCGGATAAGGTCGACACAATCGGCCACAACAAGGGCATGTATCCGCTGGCCAAACACGCCGAGATCCTCGCCTATTACGGCAAGCTGATGAACGAGCGCATGATCCCCAGCGGGCGCGTGGCGTATCATCCACTGACCGAATATCAGGACGACGAAGGCGGCGTGCACAGCATCAAGGGTATTCTCTCCGGCGAGCAGAACACGGTGAAGGTTCGCCGCAAACTGGTCGATGCAACATGGTTCCAGACCTCGGTGCCTTCGACCCACAAACCGGGCTTCGAGATTGCGGACGGCACCCGCTTTGCGATCCCCGGTGAGCTGCCCGCACTGTGGAAGGAAGCAGGCAACCTGCCCGATCACTACGTCATTCTCGGCGGCGGAAAGACCGCGATGGACAGCGCGGTGTGGCTGCTCGAATCCGGTGTGCCAGCGGACAAGATCGGCTGGGTTCGTCCGCGCGATTCCTGGATGCTCAACCGCACGCTGCTGCAACCGGCACATGTGGCAATCGAGGGGCTGATGGAGTTCCAGACCGCGCTTGTCGAATGCGCCAGCGGCTCCGAAACCGGTGACGAGATGATGCAGAAGCTCGGCGAGCGTAACGTCATGCTGCGGATCGACGAGAGTGTGACACCAAAGATGTTCCACTTCGCGGTGATCTCGCCGGGCGAGATCGACCTGATGCGGCAGATCACACAGGTCTATCGTCAGGGCCGCGTCACTAGGATCGAGCCGGGCAAAATGCACTTTGCAGGCGAGACATTGGACCTGCCCGAAAACACCTTGTTCATCGATTGCACAGCCAGCGCCGTACCCTTCGATGTGCGCGAGGGCACGCGGCCATTCTTCCAGGGCGACCAGATCACACTTCAGCTCGCACAGACACCATTCGTGCCATACAGCGCGGCACTCGCAGCGTTTCTGGAGGCCAATTTCGAGACCGACGACGAAAGGAACAATCTCTGCCCGCCCGCGCCGCTGACGGATTCGACCGACACCTATCCCTATGCGGTGATGGCGAACCTGATGAGCACGGGCATTCTGTCGAACAATCCCAAGACCAACGAGTTCAACGCGCGCAGCCGCCTGCACCCGACCGGCCCGGCGATTGCCAAGATGATGCGCGAGGGCGATCCGCGATTGGCCGGGATGAGCAAGATCGGCGAGGTCATCCGCGAAAACATGCCCGGCGTCATCAAGCTCGGCATGAAGGCGAAAGCGATCCACGAGGAAGGCGAATTGCGAGCCTGA
- a CDS encoding L,D-transpeptidase family protein, producing MRTWVSTLAGGAALAAIATSSVFAQDEAAPQPEAEETTAAEGASFDEAFPQMVSGEVVQGDLSAPGPLVQSWTADNAAALIDVIEGIGAEGLDMLDYDLQALKVSLASGPSEELDKLASKNFVWLVEDLRDGRTPMDAREQWFVVDPDRDTFRTGDLLTEALESGDVAGTLAKLNPTHPDYARLREELANTPATEKAKRKLIRANMDRWRWLARDLGKQYLITNVPEYQLRLTVGDKIISTYKTIVGKPGRTATPQLAETVSGVVFNPTWTVPQSIVKGEGLGQRVLNNPAWAKRNGYKATKGANGWITVVQQPGPGNSLGRMKLEMPNRHAIFFHDTPSRHLFAKDGRALSHGCIRTERALELAITMAILGKGATKDEAVEIATSGKYTKVMIEKKMPAYITYFTMASDIDGEMKTFKDIYGRDAPVLASLDKPRVGNRSNVIDDEVIVIENDPRAGG from the coding sequence ATGCGGACTTGGGTCAGCACATTGGCAGGCGGAGCAGCGCTCGCAGCCATCGCAACGAGCAGCGTTTTTGCGCAAGATGAGGCCGCTCCGCAGCCTGAAGCCGAGGAAACCACCGCTGCCGAAGGCGCGAGCTTCGATGAAGCATTCCCGCAGATGGTGTCCGGCGAAGTCGTCCAGGGCGACCTTTCCGCGCCCGGTCCGCTGGTGCAATCGTGGACGGCGGACAATGCCGCTGCGCTGATCGACGTGATCGAAGGCATCGGCGCCGAAGGGCTCGATATGCTGGATTACGATCTGCAAGCGCTCAAAGTGTCGCTGGCATCGGGTCCGTCCGAAGAGCTCGACAAGCTGGCTTCGAAGAACTTTGTCTGGCTGGTCGAGGACCTACGCGATGGCCGCACACCGATGGATGCGCGTGAACAATGGTTTGTGGTCGATCCCGACCGCGACACGTTCCGTACCGGTGATTTGCTGACCGAAGCGCTCGAAAGCGGCGATGTCGCGGGTACGCTCGCGAAGCTGAACCCGACTCACCCCGACTATGCGCGGCTAAGGGAAGAGCTTGCGAACACGCCTGCGACCGAAAAGGCAAAGCGCAAGCTGATCCGCGCCAATATGGATCGCTGGCGCTGGCTCGCCCGCGATCTCGGCAAGCAATATCTGATCACCAATGTCCCCGAATATCAGCTGCGTCTGACGGTCGGCGACAAGATCATCAGCACCTACAAGACCATCGTAGGCAAGCCCGGTCGCACCGCGACCCCGCAGCTCGCCGAGACGGTGTCAGGCGTGGTGTTCAATCCGACCTGGACCGTCCCGCAGTCGATCGTGAAGGGCGAAGGGCTGGGCCAACGCGTGCTCAACAACCCTGCCTGGGCCAAGCGCAACGGATACAAGGCGACCAAAGGTGCCAATGGCTGGATCACCGTGGTGCAGCAGCCGGGTCCCGGCAATTCGCTGGGCCGGATGAAACTGGAAATGCCGAACCGGCATGCGATCTTCTTCCACGACACGCCGTCGCGTCACCTGTTCGCCAAGGACGGCCGCGCGCTGAGCCATGGCTGCATTCGCACCGAACGCGCGCTGGAACTGGCGATCACGATGGCGATCCTGGGCAAGGGCGCGACCAAGGATGAAGCGGTCGAAATCGCCACCTCGGGCAAATACACCAAGGTGATGATCGAGAAGAAGATGCCCGCCTACATCACCTATTTCACGATGGCGTCGGACATCGATGGCGAGATGAAAACCTTCAAGGACATCTACGGCCGCGACGCGCCAGTGCTGGCGAGCCTCGACAAACCACGCGTCGGCAATCGCAGCAATGTGATCGATGATGAGGTGATTGTTATCGAGAACGACCCGCGGGCTGGGGGTTAG
- a CDS encoding thioredoxin family protein, whose amino-acid sequence MIKALFSGVFAALLLAGCATVASKVAGGGHDYPEARSYAVSDDASADVDAALARAAENGKRVMVVMGANWCHDSRALAGWLATERFQTLIDDKYELVFVNIGMPQQDDGHNLQIAERFGLDELPGTPNLLVLTAQGELVNADTATTWRDTASREEDAIFSELQTLADKAV is encoded by the coding sequence ATGATCAAGGCGCTGTTTTCCGGCGTGTTCGCCGCACTTCTGCTGGCGGGGTGCGCAACCGTTGCCAGCAAGGTTGCGGGCGGCGGTCACGATTATCCCGAAGCGCGGTCTTATGCGGTGTCCGACGATGCCTCAGCGGATGTCGACGCGGCGCTGGCCCGCGCGGCGGAGAACGGCAAGCGCGTAATGGTGGTGATGGGTGCCAACTGGTGCCACGACAGCCGCGCGCTGGCCGGATGGCTGGCGACCGAGCGGTTTCAGACGCTGATCGATGACAAATACGAGCTGGTCTTCGTCAATATCGGCATGCCGCAGCAGGATGACGGGCATAATCTTCAGATCGCTGAGCGGTTCGGGCTGGATGAGTTGCCGGGCACGCCGAATCTACTGGTGCTGACCGCTCAGGGTGAGTTGGTGAATGCCGACACGGCGACGACCTGGCGCGATACAGCGAGCCGAGAAGAGGACGCAATTTTTTCAGAGCTTCAGACGCTCGCCGACAAGGCTGTCTAA
- a CDS encoding DMT family transporter, whose translation MTSQSASSMLSAHRLMPFAIAFAGVGLLSLMDAFMKEAALATGAYTATVLRSLIGAAMIAPFWLARKNGWPTRDVMKLHLERGIISAFMALSFFYALTKLPLAEAIAISFIAPLIALYFANVLLGETIRRSAIFASILGFIGTIVIIGGKIGDGEFDRDIIYGLASLLFSAVLYAYNFVVIRRQSQVAGPVEIATFHSGVGGIVLLPFAPFLWTAPQIDSLGAISIASFLTVTGAMAIAWAYAREEAQALVPIEYSGFLWASLFGWLFFREAVTLPTIAGTLLIVTGCWLATRQPRATGEETPKKNDRDGEASPPRP comes from the coding sequence ATGACCTCTCAATCTGCCTCTTCGATGCTGTCGGCCCACCGGCTGATGCCGTTCGCGATCGCATTCGCAGGGGTGGGGCTGTTGTCGCTGATGGATGCCTTTATGAAAGAGGCGGCGCTGGCGACCGGGGCCTACACTGCGACGGTGCTGCGCTCGCTGATCGGTGCGGCGATGATCGCCCCGTTTTGGCTGGCGCGCAAGAATGGCTGGCCGACGCGCGACGTGATGAAGCTGCATCTGGAACGCGGCATAATCTCAGCCTTCATGGCGCTCAGTTTCTTCTACGCGCTGACCAAGCTGCCGCTGGCTGAGGCCATCGCGATCAGCTTCATCGCGCCGTTGATTGCCTTGTATTTCGCCAATGTCCTGCTGGGCGAGACGATCCGGCGCAGCGCGATCTTCGCCAGCATTCTCGGATTTATCGGCACAATCGTGATCATCGGCGGCAAGATCGGCGATGGAGAATTCGACCGCGACATTATCTATGGTCTGGCATCGCTGCTGTTTTCTGCCGTGCTCTATGCCTACAATTTCGTGGTGATCCGGCGTCAATCGCAGGTTGCGGGACCCGTTGAGATCGCGACCTTTCATAGCGGCGTTGGCGGAATAGTGTTGCTGCCGTTCGCGCCGTTCCTTTGGACTGCACCGCAAATCGACTCGCTCGGCGCTATTTCCATAGCCTCATTCCTCACCGTAACGGGAGCCATGGCAATTGCCTGGGCTTATGCCCGCGAAGAAGCGCAGGCGCTGGTGCCGATCGAATATTCCGGATTTCTGTGGGCCAGCCTGTTTGGATGGCTTTTCTTCCGCGAAGCAGTGACGCTGCCGACAATTGCGGGAACGCTGCTGATTGTGACCGGATGCTGGCTCGCAACCCGGCAACCAAGAGCGACTGGAGAGGAAACGCCGAAAAAAAATGACCGGGACGGCGAGGCGTCGCCGCCCCGGCCATAA
- a CDS encoding TIGR02281 family clan AA aspartic protease, translating into MIGRTILFVAAVFGFTALVVPSSSDSESEDGSGGYVPRSAGSNGSNSVAGSEWYAGDHTLQRQSDGHFYASTHVDGVPVRMMVDTGASVIALTGSDAAAIGIQWDDAQVGHIGQGANGAVYGVNTRLNEVEIGGITRRNVSAVIIPQGLGVSLLGQSYLSQLDAVEIANNQMVMSGS; encoded by the coding sequence ATGATCGGACGCACCATCCTGTTTGTCGCTGCCGTATTCGGCTTCACGGCGCTGGTCGTGCCGTCCTCGTCCGATAGCGAAAGCGAAGACGGATCGGGCGGCTACGTCCCGCGCTCTGCGGGCAGCAATGGATCGAACTCCGTCGCTGGTTCGGAATGGTATGCAGGCGACCACACCTTGCAGCGGCAATCGGACGGGCATTTCTATGCATCGACGCATGTCGACGGCGTGCCGGTGCGGATGATGGTCGATACAGGGGCGAGCGTGATTGCGCTGACCGGTAGCGATGCGGCCGCGATTGGCATTCAGTGGGACGATGCACAAGTCGGCCATATTGGCCAAGGCGCGAACGGCGCGGTCTACGGCGTGAACACGCGGCTGAACGAGGTCGAGATTGGCGGGATCACCCGCCGCAACGTCTCGGCAGTGATCATCCCGCAAGGGCTCGGCGTCTCACTGCTCGGTCAGTCTTACCTGTCGCAGCTAGACGCGGTTGAAATCGCCAACAACCAGATGGTCATGAGCGGCAGCTAG
- a CDS encoding murein L,D-transpeptidase catalytic domain-containing protein produces MKRRDLLKGSLVAGAALSLPASVAAAPRKGSARDRALFDIAKRELDRAGSVIWKKDIVGIADFGVHSAARRFHFVNLDREEVQSYHVSHGTGSDPEHDGWLNNYSNVEGSNATSKGAYITWEWYQGRYGTSVRLGGLDSTNDAALRRYIVMHRAKYAEPSHIDRWGRLGRSNGCFALGEEQFRIALLNLSGGRLLFADSLGLQEDGTLQPGNLRTLQPEQPSDLQRYAPGTF; encoded by the coding sequence ATGAAAAGACGCGATCTTCTTAAAGGAAGCCTCGTTGCCGGAGCGGCTCTGTCGCTCCCTGCGAGCGTGGCCGCTGCCCCGCGCAAGGGCTCCGCCCGCGACCGGGCGCTGTTCGATATCGCCAAACGCGAGCTCGACCGCGCGGGCAGTGTGATCTGGAAGAAAGACATTGTCGGGATCGCCGATTTCGGCGTTCATTCCGCAGCGCGCCGGTTCCACTTCGTCAATCTCGACCGCGAAGAAGTGCAAAGCTACCACGTCAGCCACGGCACGGGTTCCGATCCGGAGCACGATGGCTGGCTCAACAACTACTCCAACGTCGAAGGCTCCAACGCGACCAGCAAAGGCGCTTACATCACGTGGGAATGGTATCAGGGGCGGTATGGCACCTCGGTCCGCCTCGGCGGGCTGGACTCGACCAACGATGCTGCCCTGCGCCGCTACATCGTGATGCACCGCGCGAAATATGCCGAACCATCGCATATCGACCGCTGGGGTCGACTTGGGCGCTCGAATGGCTGCTTTGCCTTGGGCGAAGAGCAGTTCCGGATTGCGCTGCTCAACCTGTCAGGCGGGCGGCTACTGTTTGCGGACAGTCTCGGGTTGCAGGAGGATGGAACGCTGCAACCGGGTAATCTTAGGACGCTGCAGCCAGAGCAGCCCAGCGACTTGCAACGTTACGCGCCGGGGACGTTCTGA